The region TCTCTGTAGGAAGACTGCACCTCCCCAGTATTTTTCCTCAGCGTTTCTCAAACGGCCGTAAAATGTGGGAGGGGTTAGGAAATAGGAAAAAGCGACATCGTTATCGAAACGATTCACCTCCCGATTCATGTATCCGGTGGCTCCGATCGCCCATTGGGAATCCAGCATCCGAGCCGCTTGGATGGAATAGTATCTTTCGAATCCGAAGCCTCCGATCTGATTCTTGTATTTTTCCCTTAAGTCGGACTGGCTGGGCCCGCTCGACTTTTTTTCCGGAGGGAGCTCGTTCATAGGACTCGGTTTGGGAGCAAGCTTCTCCTCCGGTTTTTGCACATCCTCTTGTCCGAGTATAGGAAGAGAAAAAAGAACTAAGATAAGAAAACAAGATAGGGGCAGGGATAGGCGAAATCCGCCTTTTTTGTAGGAAGACATTCACTAGCAAAGACACCCGAAATCGGAAAATGTCAAGCAGTGGAGAACCGGTTTGTAGGAAGAATGCCCCGAAAAAAGGGGCCTTAAGCGAGTCGGAGGCCGAGGTCTTTACTCTTGTAGGAACTTACCTAAAGCGTAAAGATCAGCGACCGTCCAACTCATAGTTCGAATCTAAAAAATCCGACTATGGGAGCGAAGTTTAGGCTTTAGCCTTAGAAGCGGTTGCTTTGATAGTTTCCGCAACTTCGGAAAGCTTCGCCTTTACGGCTTCCAATTGTCCTTCAGGAACGCGTTTCTTGATTTCTTCGGAAATCTGGTTGTATTTCTCTACGATTTTACCGCGAGTCTCTTCGTAGTTCTTTCCGGCAACGGTAGAAACTTCTTTGATTTCGTTCAGAAGTTTGTCTACGGATTCGCGGATTTTAACGGAAGCCTCGGAATTATCGGCTGCGCCCTTAGCGACCAATTCGCCGTAGGTTTTCTCCAAATCCACTTTTGCTTTTTCCAGTCCTTCCTGGCCTGATTTCAGAAGACCGATTCCGGCGTTCAGAATGTCCAACAATTGCTTTTCCATTTATCTCTCCTTTCTTCGGCCCAACTTTGTGCGCCGCACAAACCATCTATATTGCAGCGCACAAAACGGGTCAATCCAGAATTGAAAAAAAGGAGAAAAAAAGAAAAAATTTCCCCGAGAAGAATAGGGAGCAATTCCCTCTATTTCACGCTTGGATAGTGCAGATCCATTTCCTCCAACGCCTTGCGTAGATACCGAGCCACTAAATAGTCCCGATACCATTTCTTATCCGCAGGCAGAATCTCCCAATTGCAAGGAGACTTGGAATTCTTGAACACGAATTCGTAAGCCTTCCAGTGTTCCTGGAAGAGTTTATGGGAATCCAGATCGCTCGGATCGAATTTCCACATTTTCTTGGGATCCTCTAGCCTCTCGTCGATCCTCTTCTTCTGCTCTTTTTTGGAGATATGTAGGAAGAATTTCAGAATCTTGGTATCGTTCTCATCCACTAGTAGTCTCTCGAAAGAATCCACCATCTCCAAACGACGAAGAATTCTTTCCTCCGAAAGGCTGTCCTTAACCAAAGGAACCAAAATATCCTCGTAATGAGAACGATTGAAAACCTGGATCATTCCTTTGGAGGGTGTAGCCTTATGGATCCTCCAAAGAAAATCGTAACTGGCCTCTTCTTCCGTAGGAACTTTCCAAGCCTTGCAGGTGCAACCCAAAGGATTCAGAGCGGTAAATAGCTTCTTTACCGTCCCGTCTTTACCGGAAGCGTCCACTCCCTGTAAGATAACCAGTAAGGATTTTTTCCGACTCGCGAAAAGGCGGGTCTGGAGTTCCGCGATTTTTTCCAGGTCTTCGGCCTTGTCCGCTTCGGCCTTATCCTTATCGATGTCTTCCGGTGGTTCTGTGGAGAGTTCCGACAAATTTATCATTTTAGTCTTACCAACGAGCCGTATGATTCTCGGCCCAGCCCTGTCCTTTTTCTATCCTAAATTCGGATTTGCCGATGCGAAGCACTCCTTCGAAGCTTCCGATCATTTGATCCACTCTGGATGCGATAATTCCCACATTCGAAACCGCCTTTCTGTGGAAATCGGGTGTCAATACCAGTTCCACCGCTTTGCTCTCTTTGGAATAAATCACCCAAGGCTTTTCCGGATTTTTTTTGTCGAATTCGAAAGCGACTACGGAAGGAATCTTGTAAATTCTTCCGTTGATGAGTAACGCATTTTCCGTGGTTCCGGTTCCGTCCGTCCAGCCTCCGCCCAGATTCACTCCGTACACTTCGTTTCCGCCTGGACGATAGGACATGGATGCCCAATTCCATTTCGTAGAATATGGCCAGATCCCTCTTCCGAAATCCAAAACTCCGAAAGAAGTCTTGGGTTGGAAGGTATGGGTTTTACCCGGGACCTTAACCGTTCCTTGGGCTCCGAGGCCGAATAGTTTATGAGTAAATTGGAATCTTCGACTGCTCCAAGGAACCGTAACGTTCAGACTTTCCCAATTTTCGGGAACTTGCAGTTTTAAATCCGCCTGAATGGATTTTTTGCTTCCGGACATAAAATCCACTTTTATAATATAATCCCCGTCTTCATTCGTCTGGAATCGGAGGAACCCGTTCTTGCCCTCGTATGTGGCGTTATTCGCAACCGTTTGCCCGAGCATGGTCCCGCTCCCGAATGGAGTGAGAAGGGTGCTTTCCACGAATTCTCCGGTTTTACGATCCAACCAATAGCAGAAGATCACTCCCGCATAGTCCACATCCGAAACCGTAAACGAGGCCAGAAATTCCTCATCGTAAAAACACCAATAATTCCATTTTTTCTTACGAAGCCAGTTGCCTTTCAGATTGCATCTATGCAAGGGACTCTTGGACCAACCGATCGCATTTCGATTCAATTTACCGTTCGGGTCGCAGAGATTGGTCAGCTGTTGGATTTCTGTTTCAAGATTCATATTTCGAAAGACAATAATTCGGATCGTTTCGAAACCTCAATTCATAAAACTAAATTTCCCGGGCAATTTTTCCCAAGGTTTGGATAGCCGACTGCGCTCTAGGTCCCCTCTCTATCCCTGCGTTAATCCTGAAATGATTTATATATTTTCCGGATAGAGAGAAAAGGTTACCCGGAACCAAACTGATCTTTTTCTTGGCCGCTTGGAAGCGAAGAATCCTAGAATCCTTTCCCTTAGGAAGTTCTATCCAAAGTAGGAACCCGCCCTTGGGAATCGGTACATTGGTTCCTTTCGGAAAATATTCTAGAAAAGAATCCGCAAAGGAAAGAACCGATCCGCTTAACTTTCTTCTAAAATCGCGCAGATGTCTCTCATGAGATAAGGAACCGATAAAAAAAGCGGCCGCCATCTGAGGCAAAGTAGGAAGAGCTATGGATTCGGCAAGACGCTGGGATCTGGCCTTTTCTATCCGGGTCTTTCCGGAAATCATCCAGCCGATTCTCAAACCGGGGCTTACCGATTTGGAGAGTGAGGAGACTTGGGTAACGATTCTATCCTTATCTAACGACAACAAAGAAGAAGGTCTAGGTCCGGGAGAATGTTGCAATTCTCCATAGATATCGTCCTCCAAGATTTCCACACCGTAGCGAGCGGAAATTTTAAGTAATTCTTTCTTGGCATCCAAGGGCATGAGACTTCCACTCGGGTTGGAGAATGTAGGAATTGTGACCAGGATTTTAGGGGATTCCTTTTTGATCACTGATTCGTAGGAGCCCAGATCCAAACCTGTATAAGGATTTGTCGGAATTTCTATGGCCTGAACTTTCAATTTGCTTAATATTTGATAGAGAATAAAATGCAATGGCGACTCCACTGCCACCTTGTCTCCCGGCTTGGTTGCCAGACTCAACGCGGTATAAGCCGCTTCGCTGCATCCCAGGGTGATAAATACCTCGTCCGGAGATACTCTTCTCTCCCTACCGGAAGAGCGGACCGCGATTTTTTTCCTCAGTTCGAAAACTCCTGCGGTGTCGGCGTACTTATAAAGCATAGGGTCCTTTAAGGATTCCTTATACGCTTTTTGAAGTGCCGCGAAAGGCAGATATTGATCGTCCGGAACGGCAGCGCCAAAAGAAACGAAACCCGGATCCGCCAATTCCGATAGCAGACTACTTACCTCGTCGGGAACACCGGGATTCGGGACCCGAACGGGCTTTTCCAATTTATACTCGGTTAAAGATTCGAGCCTGGGAATCACAAAAAAACCGGATCGTTCCCTTCCTAAAATGAAGCCCCTCTCTTGAAGGATCCCAAAGGCTTCCACCGCCGTGGAAAGATTACATTCCTCCAAACTGCAAATCCTACGTAAGGAGGGAAGCTTGCTTCCAGGAGGGAATTCTCCCGATTGTATACGCTGAATAAGCGAATTCGCTATTTTAGAATATTTTGTGCCGGAGCCATCTGTATCGGTCATAAAATCAAATTCTGTATCTGTATTGGTCTCCCGAATTACTGTATAACATAAGAATCGATATGGGCAAGACAATTACGGAAAAGAACGGAAAGGATTCTTTTAGAGCATCTCTTAGGGTGAGTCGTACCCCCGCCTCGGTGACTCGGGAGATATTGAAAGTCATAGATGCGCCTAACGTAATTTCTTTTGCAGGAGGATTACCCGACGATTCCCTATTTCCATTAGAAGAATTGACGGAGATCTTCCGAGACTCCGTATCCCGAAAGGGTTCCAAGCTATTCCAATATACGGAAACCCAAGGACATCCGGAATTAAGGGCATGGATCTCGGAAAAATATTATCCCGGGTCTTCCCCCGAAGAAATCATACTCGTCAACGGTTCTCAACAGGGTTTGGATCTGGTCGCACGTTACTTCCTGGAGGAAGGTTCCCCTATTCTATTGGAAAGGCCGAGCTATCTGGGGGCGATCCAGGTATTCTCCTCTTATTCTCCCGAGTTTTTAGGAATCGATTACGGACAAGAAGGTCCGGATCCCCAGGCAATGGATGCGTTATTGGAAGATTCGACCGAAAAACCTAAATTCTTTTATTGTATTCCTGATTTTCAAAATCCATCGGGATATTCCTATTCCTCGGCGGTTCGAGAACGAATCGCTAGTATCTGCAAAAAGCATAATGTTCCTATTATAGAAGATATGGCGTATAGGGAATTGGACTTCGACGGAAATATTCCGATTTCTTTATCCAGACTCGGTCCGGAAAATACGATTTCGGTGGGAACATTCTCCAAAACACTTGCGCCTGCATTGAGAGTAGGATGGATCAAGGCACCCAAAAGGATCCTGAAAGATCTGACCGTCCAGAAACAATCGATGGATTTACATTCTCCGACTTTGAATCAGGAATTAGTATACGGATTTGTATCTTCTTCTAAGTATGAAGAACATTTATCTTTAATCCGAAGTGTTTATAGTAAAAAAGCGATTCATACATTTTCTTGTTTAAAGAATAATTTTGGAGATTCAATTCCATTACAAATTTCTAAGGGCGGGTTATTCTATTGGTTGGAGTTCGCGCAAGAGATCAACACGGATCTACTCTTCCAAAAATGTTTAGAGAAGGGACTCGCTACAGTTCCGGGATCTTCTTTCTATGTTGGAAACCCAAAGAGAAATCATCTTAGATGGAATTTCTCCAATGCTTCTGAAGAGGAAACGAAAACAGGAGTAGAAAGATTATTTGCAGTTTATAAAGAAATGACCGGAGTGTAAGAACTTCTTTCTTAAGAGCGTGATTTTGATTGCGAATTTTCATCCGAGGAGATAAGATCCTTCTCCAAGGTGCTAAAATGTCGGATCACATTTCAGTCCCAGAAACAATTCTATCCAAACTCAGACTGATCTGTTCGGATCTTCCGGAAGCTTATGAAGAACAGGCTTGGATCGGAACTCGTTGGTGTATCAAAAAGAAAAACTTTGCACATATTCTGATGTTGCAGAACGGTTATCCTCCTGCTTATGCAAAGGCTTCCGGCTTGGAAGGAATTGCCTGTTTATTAACTTTTCGATTTTCTCACAGGAAGTTAGATGCTTCTCGTTTTAAGCAATATCCTTTTTTCAAACCGGTTTGGTGGGAGGATATCATTGGACTCGTGATCGATGATGAGACCGATTGGGATGGACTAGAAATTCTGTTAAAAGAAAGTTATTGCCAGCTTGCGCCTAAGAAATTGGCGGAAAGAGTGATCCGCCGTTAAAGTTTGATCGGTTAGAATAAGAACGAAAAAATTGTCGGCGGGAGAATTTCCCGCCGATCGGGAGGTTCAAACGGCTGTGATTAAGCGGTTTTTTTAGCGGGAGCTGCTTTAGGAGCTACGCTCTCCGTAACGCTGGTAAGTTTCGCCTTGATAGCCTCAATTTGCTCGGGAGAAACGATTTTTTTTGCTTCTTCCACGATTTGGTTGTAAACATCGAGAAACTTAACGCGGGTATCTTCGTATGTCTTGGTCGCTGCGGTAGAAACTTCCTTAGCTTCGTTAAGGAATTTGTCTACGAACTCACGAACACGAACGGAAGACTCAGAATTGTCAGCTGCACCTTTAGCTGCGAGTTCTTGAAAACTCTTAGTAAAGTCTGCTTTCGCTTTTTCCAGTCCTTCTTGTCCGCTCTTAACGATACCGAGACCTGCGTTTAGGATATCTAGAATTTGTTTTTCCATTTGTGGCTCCTTGGGTGCGCCGTTGTGCGTCGCACAATCCTTTTGTAGTGCGCAGCACAAATACGGTCAAGCGAAAAATGAAAAAATATTTCTAGCGGATTTTCCAACCATAATTGCCAATGCGACGCACTTATGGCAGGATTTTACGGAAAAAAGAATGTATTCGGGGAAAACAAGGAGCCTTATTCCATTGCTCCTGCCTGGATCAGCATTTTTTCTATCTCCGAATTGCCTTTCAGCTTCGCGTAATCCAAAGCAGTTCTTCCGGTATTCCAAAGACCTGGACATCCCCCTTCGCAATTCGAATCCAAGGTATATCTTATGTTAACGTTCACTCCTCGAGAAAGAATGAGTCGAATCATTTCGGAATTTTCATAGATGACCGCGAGCATGAGAGGATTATTTCCCTCCATGGCCTGCTCTTCCAACTCCTTAGTTTGCGCCTCTCGGATTAATTTCTCCGCAATCCGATCCGAGTTTTTTTTCATTTCCGGATTTTCATCGCCTCTGGTAAGAATATTAGCTAAGCAACGCATACGATCCTGTCTGGCGACACGAAACTTGGCTCCGTTATCCAGAATATAGGAGATGATCTTAGGACTTGCATAGATACATGCGGTGTCCAACGGATTCCCATAGCCGTCCTTACGATAACCGAACAGTTGGATCATCTCGACGTTATCCGTCTGCATAGCTAAACTATAAGCGGAACGATTCTTTGAATCCTTGCATAACGGATCTTCTCCACCTCCGAAGAGTTCCTTTGCGAGAGTGATGTCATCGTCTTCCAAAGCTTGCTGCAGATTGCTCTTTACGCCAGGAGTGCAAGGCATCGGTTTCGGGCGAGAACACTTATAAAGGGATAGAGCGGATCCGAATAATAAAATGCAAAGTAGAGAAATCGAGGCTGATTCTTTCATGCGAAACTTGTCTTCCCAAGTTTTTAAATCGAATTTGTATGACGAAAAAATTGCTTAGTCAAGCCGGAATACAAGGCTTCAACTAATTCGGCGCAAAGAACGATGCAAAAGACGAAGATTCATCTCGGTGGTTTCTTTCAGACCGGAATAAAGAAGCAGACTCTTCTTGGCGATCGCAAGCCTTTCGTTTTTCTTTTCCTCGAGGCTGAGTTCCGTCTCATATCCTTCGGTGATCGCAAGAATCACCCTTTGTAGGCTCATTCCCAAAAATTCGGTCAGACCTTTTTTGGATCCCACAGCTTCGTCGATCGAGGAAATATCCCTCAGTGCCGATTGGATCGCAGACTTGTCTTTCTCCCCTTCTTTGATGAGGCGATAAATTTTTTCGGAGAGTTTCTCTCCTTTTTTCACCTGTATTAGGAATTCCTTTAATTCGAAACGGATATTTCCCAAATCGGATCGAACATCGTAACCGTAAGAATTGGTATTTTCTCTTCCCAAGATGAATTCCCGGACCTTGGATACCGCCCCCGTGTCGGGGAGATTCTTTTCATACCAGGAGGCGAAACTTTCGCCGGAGATACCTTCCAACTTTGCTCCTTCCTTTCCTAGATTTCTCCAAGGACGATCCTTTACCCTTTCTTCGAACCATTTTTTAAAGATTAGGAGTTTCTCGTTGGTTCTCAGCCTTTGTCCTGAGACGGACTCCACCCATTTTGCGGGGAGTGCGGTCATCTGTTTAAAATTATGATGTTCTCTTCTGAACTTTCGGGTTTCCAAAAAGTTCAGCCTTTCTTCTAGAACTGCTCCCTTACAATGCGCCAAACTTCCGGGAAAGGATAAATCCTGGCCTAGAAACAAAATAGCTCTCGCTCCCATCTTTTCGGCCAAGCTGGTCGCATTTGTGGAGACGGAACCTCCGAAGTCCAAGGTCCCCAAATCTCCTCCGAAAGCGCTTTCCAAAATCTTAATCCAAGGAAAGGGAGAAGAGGTTACGAAATTTCCTTTTTTTAAGAAAGGCATTCGCAGAGAATGATACGAAGTCGTTGGATCGAAAACGAATTTGGCGTTGCCTGCATATCCTTCCAAATATTTGGAATTCAAAGGCTGAGGATCCACGCTAAAAACAAGATCCGGATCTATCCCCGCTTTTTGTAGGACCAATAATGCAGTGTCCACGGCGATCAATATGAAATTCTCCCGAAATCGGGCAATTTCCTCCAAGGAGGAGGATAAGGACGGACCGGCTCCACAAATCACCGCGTCTACTTTAGAATCGCATAATGTAAATAGTTCTCGGATCGGTCTCAATAGTACCAATTCCGGGAGATTCCTCAGGAAATTTCCCGTCCAAACCTTTTCGAATCTGGTTAATGTGGCGGTATTCACATCCTTTTTATGAAAGAATGCCTCGGCCAAGAACCTAAGTTCTTGGTATTCTTCCGGTTTCCATTGCAGGCTTCCTCTATGGGGGATAAAGCTTACCGGGAGTCCGGAGATTCCCTTAAATCCCTCGTAAAAGGCGGACTCTTCGTACGGCGCAAGAAATATTCTCAGTTTTCCGGAAGATATGAATCCCGAAAAATCGGATACGGAGAAAGCGGCCTTAACGATTCCTGGAAATGGCTCCATCCATACGCATATGATTTTTTCGAATCCCAAAGCGTGAAGTACAGAATATCCCAGTCCGGCACCGAAGAACAAAAAGGCCCTTTCCTCGTCTTCCTTCTTTAGATCCGCCAATTGGCGCTTCGCTTCCGTCCAGGGATCCCTGGCGCTATGCAATAGTATATTACCGATCTTTAAACTAGGATAATCGGTGGCGTTGGGCGAGAATTCCAGATCCAGTCGCGAATTCTCTATATCGGAGGCGGCTTCCGGAGCTAAAACGCGGAGGGCGGCCAAATTCTTTTGCAATAAATCCGACCGAGCCTCTTTCATTGGAAAAATACGTTGATCCTCTTTCCTTCGTAGGAAGTCCCGGGAGAAGGGTCCTGCTCGTAGCAAAATCCGCTTCCGTGTAGTTTATAAGGGATTCCTAAAGGAGATAATAATTCGACCGCTTCTCTTTTACTCTTTCCTATCAGATCGGGAACCGTTCCTTTCTGGGCCTGTAAAGGCTTTCTATCCAACTTGGGAAGTTTTACGTTAACGGTTCTTTCTCCCTGCTCAATGATTGGAATGATATTCTCCACGACTTCCCTGAACACAGGAGCCGCGAGTCCACCTCCCGTATGGCTGTCTCCCTTGGGCTCGTCGAACAAGATCAGACCGACGACCTTGGGCTTATCCGCGGGAAAAAAACCGAGAAATGAGGCGGACCATAAACCGTCCTGGTATCCTCTTCCAGATACCGCCTTCTGACCGGTTCCGGTTTTTCCCGCAATGGAGTATTCCTGTATATATGCGTTCTTTCCCGTTCCCGCCTGGACCACTCTCGTCATGGCCTTTAATAATCTATCGGTGGAATATTCTCGGATTCCAACCGGAGTTTCCTCTGAGTGGAACTCATGCATCACTTCTCCGTAGGAATCCGTGATATGAGAGACCACTCTAGGAGTCACAAACCTTCCTCCGTTTACGATGGATGCAGCCGAAGCGACTAGCTGCACCGGCGTTACGGAAATTCCC is a window of Leptospira wolffii serovar Khorat str. Khorat-H2 DNA encoding:
- a CDS encoding phasin-related domain-containing protein; protein product: MEKQLLDILNAGIGLLKSGQEGLEKAKVDLEKTYGELVAKGAADNSEASVKIRESVDKLLNEIKEVSTVAGKNYEETRGKIVEKYNQISEEIKKRVPEGQLEAVKAKLSEVAETIKATASKAKA
- a CDS encoding PPK2 family polyphosphate kinase translates to MINLSELSTEPPEDIDKDKAEADKAEDLEKIAELQTRLFASRKKSLLVILQGVDASGKDGTVKKLFTALNPLGCTCKAWKVPTEEEASYDFLWRIHKATPSKGMIQVFNRSHYEDILVPLVKDSLSEERILRRLEMVDSFERLLVDENDTKILKFFLHISKKEQKKRIDERLEDPKKMWKFDPSDLDSHKLFQEHWKAYEFVFKNSKSPCNWEILPADKKWYRDYLVARYLRKALEEMDLHYPSVK
- a CDS encoding DUF2804 domain-containing protein gives rise to the protein MNLETEIQQLTNLCDPNGKLNRNAIGWSKSPLHRCNLKGNWLRKKKWNYWCFYDEEFLASFTVSDVDYAGVIFCYWLDRKTGEFVESTLLTPFGSGTMLGQTVANNATYEGKNGFLRFQTNEDGDYIIKVDFMSGSKKSIQADLKLQVPENWESLNVTVPWSSRRFQFTHKLFGLGAQGTVKVPGKTHTFQPKTSFGVLDFGRGIWPYSTKWNWASMSYRPGGNEVYGVNLGGGWTDGTGTTENALLINGRIYKIPSVVAFEFDKKNPEKPWVIYSKESKAVELVLTPDFHRKAVSNVGIIASRVDQMIGSFEGVLRIGKSEFRIEKGQGWAENHTARW
- a CDS encoding PLP-dependent aminotransferase family protein, with the protein product MTDTDGSGTKYSKIANSLIQRIQSGEFPPGSKLPSLRRICSLEECNLSTAVEAFGILQERGFILGRERSGFFVIPRLESLTEYKLEKPVRVPNPGVPDEVSSLLSELADPGFVSFGAAVPDDQYLPFAALQKAYKESLKDPMLYKYADTAGVFELRKKIAVRSSGRERRVSPDEVFITLGCSEAAYTALSLATKPGDKVAVESPLHFILYQILSKLKVQAIEIPTNPYTGLDLGSYESVIKKESPKILVTIPTFSNPSGSLMPLDAKKELLKISARYGVEILEDDIYGELQHSPGPRPSSLLSLDKDRIVTQVSSLSKSVSPGLRIGWMISGKTRIEKARSQRLAESIALPTLPQMAAAFFIGSLSHERHLRDFRRKLSGSVLSFADSFLEYFPKGTNVPIPKGGFLLWIELPKGKDSRILRFQAAKKKISLVPGNLFSLSGKYINHFRINAGIERGPRAQSAIQTLGKIAREI
- a CDS encoding PLP-dependent aminotransferase family protein codes for the protein MGKTITEKNGKDSFRASLRVSRTPASVTREILKVIDAPNVISFAGGLPDDSLFPLEELTEIFRDSVSRKGSKLFQYTETQGHPELRAWISEKYYPGSSPEEIILVNGSQQGLDLVARYFLEEGSPILLERPSYLGAIQVFSSYSPEFLGIDYGQEGPDPQAMDALLEDSTEKPKFFYCIPDFQNPSGYSYSSAVRERIASICKKHNVPIIEDMAYRELDFDGNIPISLSRLGPENTISVGTFSKTLAPALRVGWIKAPKRILKDLTVQKQSMDLHSPTLNQELVYGFVSSSKYEEHLSLIRSVYSKKAIHTFSCLKNNFGDSIPLQISKGGLFYWLEFAQEINTDLLFQKCLEKGLATVPGSSFYVGNPKRNHLRWNFSNASEEETKTGVERLFAVYKEMTGV
- a CDS encoding phasin-related domain-containing protein, encoding MEKQILDILNAGLGIVKSGQEGLEKAKADFTKSFQELAAKGAADNSESSVRVREFVDKFLNEAKEVSTAATKTYEDTRVKFLDVYNQIVEEAKKIVSPEQIEAIKAKLTSVTESVAPKAAPAKKTA
- a CDS encoding ankyrin repeat domain-containing protein — its product is MKESASISLLCILLFGSALSLYKCSRPKPMPCTPGVKSNLQQALEDDDITLAKELFGGGEDPLCKDSKNRSAYSLAMQTDNVEMIQLFGYRKDGYGNPLDTACIYASPKIISYILDNGAKFRVARQDRMRCLANILTRGDENPEMKKNSDRIAEKLIREAQTKELEEQAMEGNNPLMLAVIYENSEMIRLILSRGVNVNIRYTLDSNCEGGCPGLWNTGRTALDYAKLKGNSEIEKMLIQAGAME
- a CDS encoding motility associated factor glycosyltransferase family protein, producing the protein MKEARSDLLQKNLAALRVLAPEAASDIENSRLDLEFSPNATDYPSLKIGNILLHSARDPWTEAKRQLADLKKEDEERAFLFFGAGLGYSVLHALGFEKIICVWMEPFPGIVKAAFSVSDFSGFISSGKLRIFLAPYEESAFYEGFKGISGLPVSFIPHRGSLQWKPEEYQELRFLAEAFFHKKDVNTATLTRFEKVWTGNFLRNLPELVLLRPIRELFTLCDSKVDAVICGAGPSLSSSLEEIARFRENFILIAVDTALLVLQKAGIDPDLVFSVDPQPLNSKYLEGYAGNAKFVFDPTTSYHSLRMPFLKKGNFVTSSPFPWIKILESAFGGDLGTLDFGGSVSTNATSLAEKMGARAILFLGQDLSFPGSLAHCKGAVLEERLNFLETRKFRREHHNFKQMTALPAKWVESVSGQRLRTNEKLLIFKKWFEERVKDRPWRNLGKEGAKLEGISGESFASWYEKNLPDTGAVSKVREFILGRENTNSYGYDVRSDLGNIRFELKEFLIQVKKGEKLSEKIYRLIKEGEKDKSAIQSALRDISSIDEAVGSKKGLTEFLGMSLQRVILAITEGYETELSLEEKKNERLAIAKKSLLLYSGLKETTEMNLRLLHRSLRRIS